CAGCCCGATGGTGAAGATCGCTCCGCCTCCGGCGCCGACGGTCGCTTCGGTCGAGCCCTACGTCGGACCGTTCCGCCGGCTGGCCGACGAGGCTGCGGCGATCGGCACGCGACTCGCGCTCGAGCCGCTGCCCTTCGCCGGTATCTCCTCGCTGCCGCAGGGGTCCGAACTGGTCGGGGCGGTGGACCATCCCCACGCCGGCCTGGTCGTCGACTCCTGGCACGTCTTCCGCGCCGGGACCTCGCTCGACGAGCTCCGACGCACCCTGGACCCCACGACGGTCGTCGGGGTCGAGGTGAACGACGCGGACGCCCTGCCCGAGGCTGGCCGCACCCTGTTCGAGGACACCCGGGACAACCGGCGCTACCCGGGCGAGGGCGCGCAGGACGTCGTCGGCTTCTTCCGCACGATGGCCCGGGTCGGCTGGTCCGGCCCGTGGGGCGTCGAGATGCTCTCGATCGAGCACCGCGCGAAGTCGCTGGCCGACGCCCTGGACGCCGCACGGGACACGACCCTGCGGTGCATCCGGCTCGCTGAAGCCGGGTTCTGATTCGTCTGACCGCTTTTCTCACAGCGGACGGTTCGTCCGCCAAGCGAGAACAGCTGTATGCTCTCCCCATCCGAACGCAACGACGCAGAGAGGATCACAACATGGTCGACCCGCAGGTGCTCAAGCACGGCGCATGGGACGTCATCACTCCGGAGATCGCCGGTTGGGAGTTCATCACCTTCCAGGTGAAGACCTTCGGCGACGGCGAGACGGTCGAGCTGCCCGCCGACGGCAACGAGCGGGCGTTCGTGAACCTGCACGGCGACCTCGTCCTCACGGTCGCCGGCGAGGAGTACCGCCTCGGTGGCCGGGACACCGTCTTCGACGGACTCGGGCACACGCTCTCCGTCCCGCGCGACACCGGAGTGACGATCACCGCCACCCCCGGAGCCGAACTGGCCATCGCGACCGCGTCGGCCACCGAGCAGCACGAGGTCGTCCTGGTCACGCCGGACGACGTCGGATCCGCCACCCGCGGTGCCGGCAACGCGACGCGGCAGGTCTCCACGCCGATGTCACCCGACTTCCCGGCCGACCGCCTGCACATCGTCGAGGTGTGGACCCCGGGCGGCAACTGGTCGAGCTTCCCGCCGCACAAGCACGAGCACGACATCGACGGCGAAGCGCAGCTGGAGGAGGTCTACTACTACCGTCTCCGCGACCCGGAGAACGGGTGGGCGCTGCAGCGGGTCTACAGCCCGGAGCGTGACTTCGACCTCGACGTCCCCGTCCGCGACGGCGACATCTGCCTCATCCCCTGGGGGTACCACACCACCGTGGCCGCCCACGACCAGGACCTCTACTACCTGAACGTCCTCGCCGGCCCGGCGCCGAAGCGCACCCTGCAGGCCGCAGAGGACCCCGCGCTCGCCCCGGCCCGCGCCAAGTGGGAAGCCCTCGGCACCGATCCGCGTGTGCCGTTCGTCCCCGTCCGCCCCTGACCCACCACGAAAAGGAAGTTCGCAATGGCGCAACACCCTCAGCCGACCCGCCGCCTCACGGTGGGCCAGGCGATCGTCGAGTTCATGCAGGCCCAGCACGTCGAACGTGACGGGGTGACGCAGTCCTTCTTCGGCGGCGCGTTCGGCATCTTCGGCCACGGCAACGTCGCCGGGCTCGGACAGGCGCTCCTGCAGTACCAGGACGTGTTCCCCTACTACCAGGGCCGCAACGAGCAGGGCATGGTCCACATCGCGACCGGCTACGCGAAGACGAAGAACCGCCTCGGCGCGCTGGCCGTCTCGACCTCGATCGGCCCCGGCGCGACCAACATGGTCACCGGTGCCGGTACCGCGACGGTGAACCACATCCCCGTCCTGCTCTTCCCGTCGGACGCCTTCGCCACCCGGTCCACCGGCGCGGTGCTCCAGCAGCAGGAGCACCCGTACGCGATGGACGTCACAGCGAACGACTCGTTCCGTGCGGTGTCGCGGTACTTCGACCGGATCAGCCGGCCGGAGCAGCTCCCCTCCGCCCTGCTCGAGGCGATGCGCGTACTGACGAGCCCGGCCGACACCGGCGCCGTCACCATCGCCCTGCCGCAGGACGTGCAGGCCGAGGCGTTCGACTTCCCGGAGACGCTGTTCTCCGAGCGGGTCTGGCACGTCGCCCGCAACCGTCCCGACACCGCGGCGATCCAGCGTGCGGCCGAGCTCATCAAGGGTGCGAAGAAGGCCGTCGTCATCGCCGGTGGTGGCGTCGTGTACTCCGAGGCGACCGAGGAGCTCGTGCGCTTCGCCGAGTCGACCGGCATCGGCGTCGGCGTGACGCAGGCGGGCAAGGCCGGCATGCCCTGGGACCACCGGCTCGCCCTCGGCGCACTCGGTTCCTCCGGATCCGCGTACGCCAACGCCATCGCGAACGACGCCGACGTGGTCATCGGCATCGGGACCCGCTACACCGACTTCACGACGGCCTCGAACACCATGTTCCAGAACCCCGACGTGGCGTTCGTGAACATCAACGTCGCCGAGATCGACGCGTTCAAGGAGTCCGGCATCCCCCTGGTCGGCGACGCCCGCGAGACGCTCGCTGAGCTCCGCGCCGCGCTCGACGGCTTCACGCTCGACGCCGACGTCGTGGCCGCGAACGAGCAGGCGGCCGCGGACTGGCGTGCCGAGGTCGACCGCATCGTCGAGGTCCAGGACAGCCCGACGCTGTCCCAGGCCGAGATGCTCGGGCTCCTCAACGCCTCGGCCGAGCCCGACGACGTCGTGGTCAACGCCGCAGGCTCGATGCCGGGCGACCTGCACCGCCTGTGGCGTCCGGGCGGCCCGAAGGGCTACGACATCGAGTACGGCAACTCGTGCATGGGTTACGAGGTCGCCGGTGGCGTGGGGGCACAGCTCGCCGCACCCGAGCGGCGCGTGCACGTGCTCGTCGGTGACGGCTCGTACCTGATGATGTCGCAGGAGATCATGACCGCGGTGCAGGAGCACCTGCAGATGACCATCGTCATCGTCGACAACTTCGGCTACGGCTCGATCGCTGCACTGTCCGAGACCCTCGGCTCGCAGACGTTCGGCACCCGCTTCAACGAGCGCGGTGAGGCACTCCGACACGACGGCCGCCGGCTCGAGGTCGACTTCGTCGCCAACGCGGCGAGCTACGGTGCCGAGGTCTTCTCCGCCGACACCGCGGACACCTTCCGTTCCGCGCTCGACGCGGCCCGTGCACACGACGGCACCAGCGTCGTGTACGTCCGCGTCGACGCCCAGGGTCGCTTCGGCGGCTCCGGCGCCTGGTGGGACGTGCCGGTCGCCGAGGTCTCGACCCTCGACAGCACGAAGGACGCCCGTGCCACCTACGACGAGCACAAGCGCGAGCAGCGCCTCTACCTGACGCAGCCCGCACCCCGCGTCCGAGAACTGGAGCACTCATGACCGACGTGACCGACGTCCGCGACGCCATCGACGCCGTGGACTCGACGACCGACCGGGCGAGTATCACCGCCGGCGTCCCCACGGGCCTCCTGATCGGCGGGGTGGAACGCGCAGCGTCCGACGGCGCGACGTTCGACGTTCACGACCCCGTGGACGGCAGCGTCATCGCCACCGTCTCGAGCGGGACCCGGAACGACGCCCAGGCGGCCGTCGACGCCGCGGCGGACGCTGCCGCCGGCTGGGCCGCGACCCCGCCCCGGAAGCGATCCGAGGTGCTGTCGCGGGCGTACGACCTGATGGTCGAGCGCGCCGACTGGTTCGCGCGGCTCATCACGGCGGAGAACGGCAAGGTCTTCGCCGACGCCCGCGGCGAGGTCCTGTACGCCGCCGAGTTCCTCCGCTGGTACGCGGAAGAGGCCGTCCGGATCCCGGGTGCGCTGCAGACCGCACCGGGTGGCACGAACAAGATCCTCGTCGAGCACCGTCCGATCGGCATCGCGATCCTCGTCACCCCGTGGAACTTCCCCGCGGCGATGGCGACCCGGAAGATCGGACCGGCCCTCGCCGCCGGGTGCACGACGGTCCTGAAGCCGGCGAGCGACACCCCGCTGACCGCCCTGGCGATCGGCGCGCTCTTCGCCGAGGCGGGCCTGCCGGCCGGTGTCCTCAACGTGCTGCCGAGCCGGTCCTCCGGCACCGTGGTCGAGCAGATGGTGCGCGATCCGCGTGCCCGGAAGCTCTCGTTCACCGGATCGACCGAAGTGGGCGTGAAGCTCATGAAGCTCGCCGCGGAGTCCGTCGTGAACACGTCGATGGAGCTCGGTGGCAACGCACCCTTCGTGGTCTTCGACGACGCCGACCTCGACGAGGCGGTCGCCGGCGCCATGATCGCCAAGATGCGGAACGGCGGCGAAGCCTGCACCGCGGCGAACCGCTTCTACGTGCAGGAGGGCATCGCCGATGCGTTCTCGGCACGTCTCGCCGAGGCGATGGGCGCGCTCCGGACGGGCGACGGCCTCGACCCGCAGGTCCAGCTCGGCCCGATGGTGAACGAGACCGCCCGCGACGACATCGCCCGGCTCGTCGACGGCGCGAAGGAGGACGGCGCCACGGTGCTGACCGGCGGAGCGTCCCCGGACGGCCCCGGCTGGTTCTACCCGGCGACCGTGCTGACCGGGGTGCCGGAGCACGCGCGCATCCTCAAGGAGGAGATCTTCGGGCCGGTCGCGCCCGTGGTCACCTTCCGCACCGAGGACGACGCCGTCCGGCTCGCGAACGGGACCCCGTTCGGCCTGGTTTCGTACGTGTACACGCAGGACCTCGCTCGGGGCCTGCGGGTCAGCGGACGGATCGAGTCCGGCATGGTCGGGCTGAACCGTGGTCTGGTGTCCGACCCGGCGGCGCCGTTCGGCGGGATGAAGGAATCGGGCATCGGCCGCGAGGGCGGCGCCGAGGGGCTCCTGGAGTACATGGAGTCGCAGTACATCGCCGTGAGCTGGTAGCGCTCGCGCCACCGCAGGCCCGGGCCCGCCGACGGCACGGCGTGCGCGTCAGGACAGCGGGGTCGCCAGTTCGCTGGTGGCCCCGCTCCTCAATTCCGCGACGGCCGCACGCGCGGCGTCGGTGAACTCCTGCTGGCGCTCGCGGACATCGACCGACCGGCCGGCGACCGACAGGCACCCGATCAGCGCCCCATCGGACCCGAGCACGGGGAACGCGAGCGCGCCGATCCCGATCGTGGCGTCGTCGAGCGACAGTGTGAACCCCTGGGACCGCGTGCGCTCGACGTCCTCGCGGAGCGCGTCGGCGTCGACGATCGTCGCGCTCGTCAGCGGTCGACGCTCGGGCCCGTCGGCCAGGTACTCGTCGACGTCACGGGCGTACGCGAGCACGAGGCGACCGGCGCCCCCGGCGTACAGTGGCAGAGACCGGCCCGGTGCCAGGGTGAGGACGCCGATGCCTCGACCGGGCGCCCAGTCGACGCACACGGCCTCGTCGCCGCGCGGCACGGTCAGGAACGCGGTCTGTTCGGTGCGCTCGGCGAGGTCGTCGAGGATCCGTCGGGCGCCGGACCACTCGGTCATGGCGTCCCGTGCGGCGTCGGCAAGGTGCAACCACTTCACGCTGAGGCGCGCACGGTTCTCGTCCGTGGTGGTCGCCATCCCGACGGCCCGGAGTCCGTCGATGAACCGGTAGACGCTGGGGCGGGGGAGTCCCGTCGCCTCGGCGAGTTCAGCGGGCGAGAGGTCCCCCCGCTCGGCGAGGGCCTCGACCACCGCCATCGAGTTGGCGAGCACGCGCATCGGCTTCCGGTCAGCCACGTCGACCTCCGTCGTACCCCAGGTCCGCACTGATCGCGGCGGCGGTGGACATCACCAGGTCCGCGAGCTCGGACTCGCGGTCGACGAGCCGTTCTCGCAGCCCGCTGATGGACACCGCGGCGACGAGCTCGCCGCGGTGGTTGAAGACGGGACTGCCGAAGGCGGCGATGCCGATCGTGACGTCCTGGTCGGACCGGGCGTACCCGCGCGATCGAGTCGCCTCGAGCTCCGCCTGCAGCGCGCCCCGGGACGGGACGGCGTACGGCAGGTCGGGCGTCGCCAGGAGCTCGTCGACCACGGCGTGCTGTTCGCCGGCGGCCAGGAACGCCAGGAGGGCGCGGGGCGCCCCGCCGACGTGGAGCGGCAGCGAGTCGCCCACCTGCATCGCCACGGAGCGGACGTCGTGGCCCTCGAGGCGTTCGACGCACACGGCGCGCGTGCCCCGGCGGTAGCAGAGCAGTGCAGCCACGCCGGCGCTCGAGCGGAGTTCTCGCATCCGGGGCAGGGCGAGCCCGCGGACGTCGAGCGAGTCCTCCAGGACGCCGCCGATCTGCATGCAGGCGAGCCCGAGACGGTAGGTGCCGCGGGCCGGGGCGGCGTCGACCCAGCCCATCGCGATGAGGCTCTGCAGCAGGCGGTAGGTGGACGACGTGGGTTCCCCGACCGCGTCCGCCAGCGCGCTCACCGTCAGGGCCTCGGTCTCGGCCAGCGCGTCGATGATCGCGCCGGCCTTGCTGAGGATCTCGATCCCACCGTCGTCGG
This portion of the Curtobacterium sp. MCJR17_020 genome encodes:
- a CDS encoding sugar phosphate isomerase/epimerase family protein: MTGISHDLVATCWTTSGTAVPDGTSERSSFSARDRVSAAADAGFTGLGFVVDDLEVVRDTIGFDALRAHADRLGIGHLEVELVKDWWRDPSDAPWRARWGLLRDAAQAFDSPMVKIAPPPAPTVASVEPYVGPFRRLADEAAAIGTRLALEPLPFAGISSLPQGSELVGAVDHPHAGLVVDSWHVFRAGTSLDELRRTLDPTTVVGVEVNDADALPEAGRTLFEDTRDNRRYPGEGAQDVVGFFRTMARVGWSGPWGVEMLSIEHRAKSLADALDAARDTTLRCIRLAEAGF
- the iolB gene encoding 5-deoxy-glucuronate isomerase, which codes for MVDPQVLKHGAWDVITPEIAGWEFITFQVKTFGDGETVELPADGNERAFVNLHGDLVLTVAGEEYRLGGRDTVFDGLGHTLSVPRDTGVTITATPGAELAIATASATEQHEVVLVTPDDVGSATRGAGNATRQVSTPMSPDFPADRLHIVEVWTPGGNWSSFPPHKHEHDIDGEAQLEEVYYYRLRDPENGWALQRVYSPERDFDLDVPVRDGDICLIPWGYHTTVAAHDQDLYYLNVLAGPAPKRTLQAAEDPALAPARAKWEALGTDPRVPFVPVRP
- the iolD gene encoding 3D-(3,5/4)-trihydroxycyclohexane-1,2-dione acylhydrolase (decyclizing) — encoded protein: MAQHPQPTRRLTVGQAIVEFMQAQHVERDGVTQSFFGGAFGIFGHGNVAGLGQALLQYQDVFPYYQGRNEQGMVHIATGYAKTKNRLGALAVSTSIGPGATNMVTGAGTATVNHIPVLLFPSDAFATRSTGAVLQQQEHPYAMDVTANDSFRAVSRYFDRISRPEQLPSALLEAMRVLTSPADTGAVTIALPQDVQAEAFDFPETLFSERVWHVARNRPDTAAIQRAAELIKGAKKAVVIAGGGVVYSEATEELVRFAESTGIGVGVTQAGKAGMPWDHRLALGALGSSGSAYANAIANDADVVIGIGTRYTDFTTASNTMFQNPDVAFVNINVAEIDAFKESGIPLVGDARETLAELRAALDGFTLDADVVAANEQAAADWRAEVDRIVEVQDSPTLSQAEMLGLLNASAEPDDVVVNAAGSMPGDLHRLWRPGGPKGYDIEYGNSCMGYEVAGGVGAQLAAPERRVHVLVGDGSYLMMSQEIMTAVQEHLQMTIVIVDNFGYGSIAALSETLGSQTFGTRFNERGEALRHDGRRLEVDFVANAASYGAEVFSADTADTFRSALDAARAHDGTSVVYVRVDAQGRFGGSGAWWDVPVAEVSTLDSTKDARATYDEHKREQRLYLTQPAPRVRELEHS
- a CDS encoding NAD-dependent succinate-semialdehyde dehydrogenase, which encodes MTDVTDVRDAIDAVDSTTDRASITAGVPTGLLIGGVERAASDGATFDVHDPVDGSVIATVSSGTRNDAQAAVDAAADAAAGWAATPPRKRSEVLSRAYDLMVERADWFARLITAENGKVFADARGEVLYAAEFLRWYAEEAVRIPGALQTAPGGTNKILVEHRPIGIAILVTPWNFPAAMATRKIGPALAAGCTTVLKPASDTPLTALAIGALFAEAGLPAGVLNVLPSRSSGTVVEQMVRDPRARKLSFTGSTEVGVKLMKLAAESVVNTSMELGGNAPFVVFDDADLDEAVAGAMIAKMRNGGEACTAANRFYVQEGIADAFSARLAEAMGALRTGDGLDPQVQLGPMVNETARDDIARLVDGAKEDGATVLTGGASPDGPGWFYPATVLTGVPEHARILKEEIFGPVAPVVTFRTEDDAVRLANGTPFGLVSYVYTQDLARGLRVSGRIESGMVGLNRGLVSDPAAPFGGMKESGIGREGGAEGLLEYMESQYIAVSW
- a CDS encoding IclR family transcriptional regulator, with the translated sequence MADRKPMRVLANSMAVVEALAERGDLSPAELAEATGLPRPSVYRFIDGLRAVGMATTTDENRARLSVKWLHLADAARDAMTEWSGARRILDDLAERTEQTAFLTVPRGDEAVCVDWAPGRGIGVLTLAPGRSLPLYAGGAGRLVLAYARDVDEYLADGPERRPLTSATIVDADALREDVERTRSQGFTLSLDDATIGIGALAFPVLGSDGALIGCLSVAGRSVDVRERQQEFTDAARAAVAELRSGATSELATPLS
- a CDS encoding IclR family transcriptional regulator: MADGASDDGGIEILSKAGAIIDALAETEALTVSALADAVGEPTSSTYRLLQSLIAMGWVDAAPARGTYRLGLACMQIGGVLEDSLDVRGLALPRMRELRSSAGVAALLCYRRGTRAVCVERLEGHDVRSVAMQVGDSLPLHVGGAPRALLAFLAAGEQHAVVDELLATPDLPYAVPSRGALQAELEATRSRGYARSDQDVTIGIAAFGSPVFNHRGELVAAVSISGLRERLVDRESELADLVMSTAAAISADLGYDGGRRG